A window of Dickeya zeae NCPPB 2538 contains these coding sequences:
- a CDS encoding transporter substrate-binding domain-containing protein, whose translation MTVKKLSAVLASSVLFTSIGAQADLLADMTTRGELKCAVYSDVPPFSSPDANTRQLVGMDVDLCNALAKQMGLKLTLVPTSVEARIAVIVTGRADVLIANLAYTKTRGNQIQFSDPYYVAKEMLLVKKENADKTLEYFKGKRISATKGTTSEQSINLKGGKAVTFQDSASAFLALEQNKAVGFVTNMMTGIKMVSQAKKDGIELAMIKEPMALEPIGVGMKRDEPALLAAVNTSLKTLDDNGTIDKIWESWIGPNTEYQMVREERVQPLSSLKFEPLE comes from the coding sequence ATGACAGTAAAAAAATTATCTGCCGTTTTGGCATCGTCAGTTTTATTCACCAGCATTGGCGCGCAGGCGGACCTGCTGGCCGATATGACTACCCGGGGGGAGTTGAAGTGTGCGGTTTATTCTGATGTTCCCCCGTTTTCATCACCGGATGCGAATACACGTCAATTGGTGGGAATGGATGTTGACCTGTGCAATGCGCTGGCGAAGCAAATGGGGCTGAAGCTGACGCTGGTGCCGACATCGGTAGAAGCCCGCATTGCCGTGATTGTTACCGGACGCGCCGATGTGCTGATCGCCAATCTGGCCTACACGAAAACCCGCGGTAACCAAATCCAGTTCAGCGATCCGTACTACGTGGCTAAAGAGATGTTGCTGGTGAAGAAAGAGAATGCAGATAAAACCCTTGAGTATTTCAAAGGCAAACGCATCAGCGCGACAAAAGGAACCACGTCTGAGCAGTCGATCAACCTTAAAGGCGGTAAAGCGGTCACCTTCCAGGATTCAGCGTCCGCATTTCTCGCACTGGAACAAAACAAAGCGGTGGGATTCGTCACCAATATGATGACCGGCATCAAGATGGTCTCACAGGCGAAAAAAGATGGTATTGAACTGGCGATGATCAAAGAACCGATGGCGCTGGAACCGATTGGCGTGGGCATGAAACGTGACGAACCGGCACTGCTGGCAGCCGTCAACACTAGCCTGAAAACCCTGGATGACAACGGAACCATCGACAAAATCTGGGAGAGCTGGATTGGGCCGAACACCGAATACCAAATGGTGCGCGAAGAGCGTGTGCAGCCGTTGTCGAGCCTGAAATTTGAACCGCTGGAATAA
- a CDS encoding DMT family transporter has product MNAKLGILLKIMSALCATLMLACVKGLHGAIPTGEVIFFRSFVALFPLLLWLKLQGSITASIKTHNIFGHVIRGVSGTGGMYFNYLALIYISLADATAISYAVPLFTVLMAAILLKETVRFYRWLAVLVGFSGIVVMLSSNLTLGHRVWASGFTFDDAALGTLFALLAAVCSATSNVQIRFLNGVETPGAIVFYFSLMTTLIGLSTTFWGWARPVGGQWALLIGCGVFGGLAQILVTLSLRYADASLLAPFDYTTLVWSMVIGYLFLDSLPGNATLLGASIIVMAGIFTLWCDQRQRKRPIIRAL; this is encoded by the coding sequence ATGAATGCCAAACTTGGGATATTGCTGAAAATAATGTCAGCGCTGTGTGCGACATTAATGCTGGCCTGCGTCAAAGGCTTACACGGCGCCATTCCCACCGGAGAAGTCATTTTTTTCCGCTCATTTGTCGCCCTATTTCCACTGTTGTTGTGGTTAAAACTACAAGGCAGCATTACAGCAAGCATCAAAACGCACAATATTTTCGGCCATGTTATTCGCGGTGTATCCGGTACTGGCGGCATGTATTTCAACTATCTGGCGCTGATTTATATCTCGCTGGCCGACGCCACGGCCATCAGTTACGCCGTACCGTTATTTACCGTTCTCATGGCCGCGATATTGTTGAAAGAGACAGTACGCTTTTATCGTTGGCTGGCGGTTCTGGTCGGCTTTAGCGGCATTGTGGTTATGCTGTCGTCAAACCTCACGCTCGGTCACAGGGTATGGGCATCCGGCTTTACCTTTGACGACGCCGCGCTGGGAACGCTCTTTGCCTTGCTTGCGGCAGTCTGCTCCGCCACATCAAATGTACAAATCCGCTTCCTGAATGGCGTCGAAACGCCGGGGGCGATCGTTTTCTATTTTTCGCTGATGACGACGCTGATTGGCCTCTCGACCACATTTTGGGGCTGGGCACGTCCTGTTGGCGGGCAATGGGCGTTGCTGATTGGCTGCGGCGTATTTGGCGGGCTGGCGCAAATTCTGGTCACGCTCAGCCTGCGCTATGCCGACGCGTCACTACTCGCACCGTTTGATTACACCACGCTAGTGTGGTCGATGGTGATAGGTTATTTGTTTCTCGACAGCTTACCCGGCAACGCCACCTTGCTTGGAGCATCGATTATCGTCATGGCCGGGATCTTCACGCTGTGGTGCGATCAGCGTCAACGCAAAAGGCCGATAATCCGCGCGCTATAA
- a CDS encoding transketolase family protein, translated as MSQSTQSKPRLTTSAMIASIADEGQETRSAPFGHALVKLAQTRPEIVGMTADLSKYTDLHIFAQAYPERFFQMGMAEQLLMGAAGGMAKEGFIPFATTYAVFATRRAYDFIHQVIAEEQLNVKICAALPGLTTGYGPSHQATEDLAIMRGIPGMTIIDPCDAIDIEQAVPAMVDHQGPVYMRLLRGKVPVVLDKYDYKFELGKAKLLEDGKDVLIISSGIMTMRALEAAEQLRKDNVSVAVLHVPTIKPLDEETILAQVGKPGRLVITAENHTCIGGLGEAVAALLMRKGVRTEFDTVGLPDAFLHAGALPTLHDRYGISTAMMVEKIKQRLK; from the coding sequence ATGAGTCAGTCCACACAATCCAAACCGCGTTTGACCACATCCGCCATGATTGCGTCGATTGCCGATGAAGGGCAGGAAACCCGCTCCGCGCCTTTCGGCCATGCGTTGGTCAAACTGGCACAAACACGCCCAGAGATTGTCGGCATGACTGCCGATCTGTCCAAATACACCGATTTGCATATTTTCGCCCAGGCTTACCCTGAACGCTTTTTCCAGATGGGGATGGCGGAACAATTGCTGATGGGAGCGGCAGGCGGTATGGCCAAAGAAGGGTTTATTCCCTTTGCTACCACCTATGCCGTTTTTGCCACCCGTCGTGCATATGACTTCATCCATCAGGTGATTGCCGAAGAGCAGCTCAACGTCAAAATTTGCGCAGCGTTGCCCGGTTTGACGACCGGGTACGGCCCAAGCCATCAGGCCACGGAAGACCTGGCTATCATGCGCGGCATTCCGGGAATGACCATTATTGACCCTTGCGACGCTATTGATATCGAACAGGCGGTACCGGCGATGGTCGATCATCAGGGGCCGGTATATATGCGCCTGTTGCGCGGTAAGGTGCCGGTGGTGCTCGATAAATACGACTATAAATTTGAGTTGGGCAAAGCCAAATTGCTGGAAGACGGTAAGGACGTGTTGATTATCTCTTCCGGTATCATGACCATGCGGGCGCTCGAGGCGGCGGAACAACTGCGAAAAGATAACGTCAGCGTTGCCGTGCTGCACGTGCCGACCATCAAACCGCTGGATGAGGAAACCATTCTGGCACAGGTTGGCAAACCGGGACGGCTGGTCATCACAGCGGAAAACCACACCTGTATTGGCGGCCTGGGTGAGGCGGTTGCTGCGTTGCTGATGCGTAAGGGCGTGCGCACCGAGTTTGATACCGTCGGCTTACCTGACGCATTCCTGCACGCTGGGGCATTACCGACGTTGCATGACCGTTATGGTATTTCAACCGCAATGATGGTTGAGAAAATCAAACAGCGGCTTAAATAA
- a CDS encoding transketolase, with the protein MLQSEINKVAAAAWRIRRYALRMGEVQGQGYIGQALGYADVLATAFAHTMNYRPDEPEWENRDRFLLSHGHYAIAYYAALIEAGIIPEAELETYGSDDSRLPMSGMASYTPAMEISGGSLGQGLSIAVGMALGLRQKQSTSLVINSMSDGELDEGSTWEAAMSAAHHGLPNLINIVDINRQQADGNSLNILGFEPLHEKWASFGWYVQRVNGNDVSALVDAFDKAKHHPEKQPRVILCDTLMGKGVPFLETRDKNHFIRVDADEWQQAIAVLDANKPEGVQL; encoded by the coding sequence ATGTTGCAATCAGAAATCAATAAAGTGGCGGCAGCTGCGTGGCGTATTCGCCGCTATGCCCTGCGCATGGGAGAGGTGCAGGGGCAAGGGTATATCGGCCAGGCGCTGGGGTACGCCGATGTATTGGCGACCGCATTCGCCCACACCATGAATTATCGCCCTGACGAGCCGGAATGGGAAAACCGCGATCGCTTTCTGCTGTCTCACGGCCATTATGCGATTGCTTATTACGCCGCGTTAATTGAAGCCGGCATTATTCCGGAAGCTGAACTTGAAACCTATGGGTCTGATGATAGCCGTTTGCCGATGTCCGGCATGGCGAGCTATACCCCAGCGATGGAAATCTCCGGCGGTTCGTTAGGGCAGGGGCTGAGTATCGCCGTCGGCATGGCGCTGGGCCTGAGGCAAAAACAGAGCACGTCTCTGGTCATTAACTCCATGTCAGACGGTGAACTGGATGAAGGGTCGACCTGGGAAGCGGCAATGTCCGCCGCGCATCATGGCTTGCCGAATCTTATTAATATTGTGGATATCAACCGCCAGCAGGCGGATGGCAACTCCCTCAATATTCTGGGGTTTGAACCACTGCATGAGAAATGGGCCTCTTTTGGCTGGTATGTGCAGCGCGTAAACGGCAATGATGTGTCGGCATTGGTCGACGCGTTTGATAAAGCGAAACATCACCCGGAAAAACAACCGCGCGTTATTTTGTGTGACACCCTGATGGGAAAAGGCGTGCCTTTCCTGGAAACGCGCGACAAGAATCACTTTATCCGTGTTGATGCGGATGAATGGCAGCAAGCGATTGCGGTACTGGATGCGAACAAACCGGAGGGAGTACAGCTATGA
- a CDS encoding SDR family NAD(P)-dependent oxidoreductase, producing the protein MLLKDKVAIITGAASPRGLGFATAKLFAENGANVVILDLDEKASKDAAAMLGTQHLGVAANVSNEQQVNAAIEQVLGKYGRVDILVNNAGITQPIKTMDIKRENYDAVLDVSLRGTLLMSQAVIPTMRAQKSGSIVCISSVSAQRGGGIFGGPHYSAAKAGVLGLAKAMARELGPDNVRVNCITPGLIQTDITAGKLSDEMKQNILSGIPLNRLGDAIDIARAALFLGSDLSAYSTGITLDVNGGMLIH; encoded by the coding sequence ATGTTACTCAAAGACAAAGTTGCCATTATTACTGGTGCGGCATCCCCACGTGGTTTGGGCTTCGCTACCGCTAAACTGTTTGCCGAAAATGGTGCCAACGTCGTTATTCTCGATTTGGATGAAAAAGCCAGCAAAGACGCCGCGGCCATGTTAGGTACGCAGCATTTGGGGGTTGCGGCTAATGTGTCAAACGAGCAGCAAGTGAATGCGGCGATTGAGCAGGTGCTCGGGAAATATGGCCGTGTGGATATTCTGGTCAATAACGCCGGTATTACACAGCCCATTAAAACGATGGATATTAAACGCGAAAATTATGATGCCGTATTAGATGTCAGTTTACGCGGTACCTTGCTGATGTCGCAGGCGGTTATTCCCACCATGCGTGCACAAAAATCTGGCAGCATCGTTTGTATTTCCTCTGTTTCGGCACAGCGGGGTGGCGGTATTTTCGGTGGGCCGCATTACAGCGCCGCCAAAGCTGGCGTGCTGGGGTTAGCCAAGGCCATGGCCCGTGAATTGGGGCCGGATAATGTGCGTGTTAATTGTATTACCCCAGGCCTGATTCAGACGGATATTACTGCCGGTAAATTATCGGATGAGATGAAGCAAAATATTCTCTCCGGCATTCCATTAAATCGATTGGGTGACGCTATCGACATCGCTCGCGCGGCATTATTCCTGGGCAGTGACCTGTCCGCGTATTCAACGGGTATCACGCTGGATGTCAATGGCGGAATGTTAATCCATTAA
- a CDS encoding MFS transporter: MSRIEQSVPYIKTKETNYRYVVLALIFIVYAINYADRTNIGAVLPFIINEFHINNFEAGAIASMFFLGYAVSQIPAGFFIAKKGIRGLVAFSIFGFSAFTWLMGTATSVLGLKFIRLGLGLTEGPCPVGLASTINNWFPAKEKATATGVYIAATMFAPILVPPLAVWIAVTWGWRWVFFIFAIPGVVAAIAWYALVKSKPSESHFVSQTELDYINTDHNDISTRRQNIVADDKFFLLDKIIRVRELDPVNSIKGLFTSKNILGDCLAYFMMVSVLYGLLTWIPMYLVKEKGFNFMSMGLVASMPCIGGFIGAIFGGYVSDKLLGRRRKPTMIFTAVSTIIMMLIMLNIPQSTVAVCTGLFFVGLCLNIGWPAFTAYGMAVADKKTYPIAASIINSGGNLGGFVSPMLAGFLLDNTGSFNSVFIYFGICAAIGLGLILMIDEPR; this comes from the coding sequence ATGTCACGTATAGAACAATCCGTACCCTACATAAAAACGAAAGAGACGAATTATCGCTATGTCGTTCTTGCTTTAATATTTATTGTTTACGCGATTAATTATGCCGACCGTACAAACATTGGCGCAGTACTTCCCTTCATTATTAATGAGTTTCACATCAATAATTTTGAGGCGGGTGCCATTGCCAGTATGTTTTTTCTGGGCTATGCCGTTAGCCAAATTCCGGCAGGCTTTTTTATCGCTAAAAAAGGGATTCGCGGGTTGGTTGCTTTCTCCATATTCGGCTTCTCCGCATTTACCTGGCTGATGGGAACCGCGACGTCGGTATTAGGATTGAAATTCATTCGGTTAGGATTGGGATTAACCGAAGGGCCATGCCCGGTCGGGTTGGCGTCAACCATTAATAACTGGTTTCCGGCAAAAGAAAAAGCAACTGCAACAGGGGTTTACATTGCTGCTACTATGTTCGCGCCTATTCTGGTGCCGCCGTTAGCTGTCTGGATTGCGGTGACCTGGGGCTGGCGCTGGGTCTTTTTTATCTTCGCCATCCCGGGGGTTGTGGCTGCAATAGCATGGTACGCGTTGGTGAAATCTAAACCCTCGGAAAGCCATTTTGTTTCCCAGACTGAGTTGGATTATATCAATACCGATCATAACGACATCAGCACCAGAAGGCAGAACATTGTTGCTGATGATAAATTCTTTTTGCTGGATAAGATTATCCGCGTCAGAGAACTGGACCCGGTAAATTCAATAAAAGGCCTTTTCACGTCAAAGAACATATTAGGTGACTGCCTGGCTTATTTTATGATGGTCAGCGTGCTGTATGGTTTATTGACATGGATCCCCATGTATTTGGTTAAAGAGAAAGGCTTTAACTTTATGAGTATGGGGTTGGTCGCCAGTATGCCGTGTATTGGCGGATTTATCGGCGCGATTTTCGGTGGTTATGTTTCTGATAAACTTCTGGGTCGTCGCAGAAAACCAACGATGATTTTTACTGCCGTCAGCACCATTATCATGATGTTGATCATGCTGAATATTCCACAAAGTACTGTCGCGGTTTGCACCGGTTTATTCTTTGTTGGGCTGTGTCTTAACATCGGTTGGCCCGCATTTACTGCCTACGGCATGGCGGTTGCTGATAAGAAAACCTATCCCATCGCCGCATCGATTATTAATAGTGGCGGGAATTTAGGTGGATTCGTTTCACCGATGCTGGCTGGATTTTTATTGGATAACACCGGGAGTTTTAATTCTGTCTTCATATATTTCGGTATCTGTGCGGCCATTGGGCTGGGATTAATTCTGATGATTGATGAACCCAGGTAA